GGTCGGTGGTCGCCGCCGCGCCTGCGACACGAGAAAAATGCGGATGGACTAGCATCAGGCCCCGCCTCCGTCCGCTAGCCCACCCCGCCTTAAAGCTCCTGTGAGGGGCTTCGACGCCATTATGGACGCACGGCGCGCCGGCTGTCTGTCCGCGACCAGACCAACGCCCATCGCCAGTCGAGTGTGCTAACGAGCCAGTGCCGGTTCCTCTGTTTCAAGGCGAGCGCCGTCAAGGAACTCTTCCCGCGCGAGCGGCAGCCGAAGCGTGAACTCGGTACCGCTGCCCTCTTCGCTGATGAACGAGAGTTCGCCGCCCATGCGATCCACGATTTGCCTGGTGACATACAGGCCAATGCCGAACCCCGTCTTCCGGCCCGTTGCCGGCGCGGCGCTTCGAAAGAAGCGTTCGAAGATGTGCTGCTGGTCTTCGAGAGGAATGCCCGAACCAGAGTCCTTTACGCGGATCTCGGCAATCGAGTCAGACGCTGTGAGGGAGAGCATGACGCGGGGATTTGTGCCTCCGTACTTGGCGGCGTTGTCGAGCAGATTCAGGACGACCTGGCGCAACCGCTGCTCATCCATGATCGCCAGCACCCTGCCGTTGGGGAGGCTTTCTTCGACTGTGGCGGCAGGATAACGGCTCCTCACCGCGGACCCCTCCTGGCGGAGCAGCTTGGTCACGTCGACGAGATCAGGCTCGAGGCTTAGCCGGTCCATGCGTATCTGCGTCAGATCCAGGAACAGCTCGATGATTGACTCCATCCTGCCGGTCTCGGAAGCAAGCGCGGCAATGGCTTCTGCGGTGTCAGCGTCGAACCGCCAGGGCTCCTGCTCCAACTTTCTCGCGAGCCACGACGAGAACCCGAGCATCGCGGTGAGCGGGTTCCTCAGTTCGTGTGACGCGAAGCCGACGAAGTCATCCTTGGCCTGCTCCTCTCGACTGCGGTCCGTGTCGTCGGCGAACACGACAACCGCACCTGTCTTCGCCCCATGCAGCATGATTGGCGCGACGCGCACGTCGACGAAGAGGAGGCGGCCGTCGTCACAGACGACGACATCACGACCGGCATAGGACTCGCTGGCGAGGACGGCGGCGAGGAGCGGAGGATCCTGGTCCACCGGGATCCCCTCACGGTGGCTGAGCCGGAACACGTCTGCCAGCGCGTCGCCTTTATGATCCTGGAAGCGCCAACCCAGCATGCGCTCTGCGGCCGGATTCACATACGTGAGCCGGCCGTCCTGGTCGACGCAACATATGCCATCATCGGTCGCGGTCGTCATGGCGTGCATCCGTGCGCGTTCGATATCGCCTGCGCGAATCCGCAAGACACTCGCGATCGCGACGATCAACAGCGCGACGATCGCGGACGCGATGGCAATTGTGGCGAACACGAGGACAGCGACGCCGCCGATTCGTCCGTTCGTATCGTCGATGGCGAGCAAGAGCGACATGGCAAGCGCAAAGGCGCCGACGGCAACCAGCGCAGGGACAAGCAAGCCCCGACGGAAGAATTGGCGGGTGGCAATCAGGCGATCCAAAGCCGTCATGAGGATGGTCCGTTCTGCCCTGTCAGCCGCGACGATGGCTCAGGGTGTCTGGCTACGAACATGCTTCACCGTTCTCGCTCGTCGCCCAGGGTCAAGGCGAGCTTTCGCATCCCAAGCCGCATGCGGCTTTTCACGGTGCCGACCGGGATGGCCATCTTCGCGGCGATCTGCCGATGAGTGAGCCCGGAGATGAATGCCATCTCGATCACGCTCCGTTGTCTGTTTGGCAGCATGAGCAGTGCGCGTCTGACCTTCCGCACGTCCTCGCTGCGCTCGGTCGCCTGCTCGGGCCCGTCGCTTGTGCGTGTCGCGTCGGTGCAATACGCGCCTTCTGTGCGCAGGCGCCGGGCACGGCGCCGTATGGCATCGATCGATGTGTGGCGCGCGATCGTCATCAGCAGCCCGCGCATGGAGCCACGTGACGGGTCGAACTGTGTGGCGCCTGTCCAAAGCTTGAGGAACGCATCCTGCACGGCATCCTCCGACGCGGGCCCGTCACCGAGGATCCGGTAGGCGAGCCTGTACGCGGCCTCGCGATGGGCGCCGTACGCATAGTGCAGTGTCTTCGGATCCATGCTGCCGGGGAGGGTGGGCCGCCAGTCGTTGACGGCTCCGCTGCCGGTGAGACGGCGTGGCATGGATGCGTCTTCGATGGATACAGCGGTCATACTGAACTTTCCTAACGCCCAGTGCGCCAGCGTGCCCGAATGGTGGACTCGGTAAAGACGTGGAGGATCCAGTTCGGCTAGTTTGCTTCTTGAGAGTCGAAGAGGAGGCGCCGCGCCTTTAAGGGGAAATGCCCACCACTCCGGGGGCGGTTGTCGGACCTCTTGACCGTACGAGCATGTACGCCGCCGGTGGCCCCTACAGACGATACGCCGAGGCTGGTCGGTATGCAAGTAGACAGACCGTATGTCTGATTGAAGACCGTTGCAAAGCCATACTAATTTGCGTTGATCAGAACGCACGTATCGCGTCAGGCCGAGGCGTGCTCGCCTGAGGACAACAGGCGCCGCCCGTTCGAGTCGTCGTCGCTGCCCCCGGCCAAACGATCAAAGCGCTCCCGAACGAGGCGATAGCATTCGCAGCTTGCTGCCTCGAGGCCGGGGCGATCGAGCACGGTGACCTTCCCGCGGTGGTAGGTGATCAGGCCAGCTTCCTGGAGGCCTTCGGCGGCAACGGACACGGTCGGACGGGTGACGCCGAGCATCTCCGACAGGAAGACATGTGTCATCGGGAACTCAGCCGCGTCCACCCGGTCGTGCGTCATAAGCAGCCAGCGTGCGCAGCGTTCGACGACGGGATGCATACGATTGCAGGCCGCGGACTGCGAGACGAGGGCAAACGATGCGACGGCGTAGTATCCGAGGAGCGCTCGTAGGCGCGGGAGCTGCTCCACGTGCTCGCGAAACCGCTCGCTTTCCATCCGCATCGCGCTGCCGGGGACCTGAACGAGCAGCCTCGAGTCGGACTCTTCCAGGCCCAAGAATACGAAGAGATCCGCCATTCCTTCGTTGCCGATGGTAGAGATCTCCACCGCAGCCCCATCGCCCATCACCGTCAGCATCGAAATGACACCCGTACTGGGAAAGAAGACATACGGCATCTTGTCGCCCGGCTCATGGAGGGCGATGCGGAATTTGAGCGGAACCACCTTCAGATCGGGAAGGATGCGCTCGTAGTCCGCTTTCGGGAGAGCAGAGAGGATGCGATTCGCGATCGCGCGTCGATGCGGGCTCGATGGAGGAGTACGAGCGCTTGCGTTCAAAGGCGGCCTCCGGGTTCGGGCGTGCCAATCCAAATCGGAAACAGCAGGCCGCTACGGATATCCATCAGACCTCAATTATGTGGTACGGAGCCGCGCCGCACACAGTGTGCGCGACACCTTCTATCCGTCGATCGGCACAAGAAGGATCACTTTGGCACGTCAAGCCGCCTCCGAGTGATCCAGAGACGCCTCGGCGGCGCATAGGGGTATCCGTGCCTAAGAACACGGACCAGTATCCCCCTCTCGCCCGCCCGTCCGGGCCGGGAAGGGGATCCTCAGAAAATAAGGCAATCGCCTGCGGCGCCGGCGCAGCTAAAGCTACGCAACTACATTCTTGTCGTGCGCGCGTCGCGGGTGGTTGCTGCGCG
The Dehalococcoidia bacterium DNA segment above includes these coding regions:
- a CDS encoding ATP-binding protein, producing MLVPALVAVGAFALAMSLLLAIDDTNGRIGGVAVLVFATIAIASAIVALLIVAIASVLRIRAGDIERARMHAMTTATDDGICCVDQDGRLTYVNPAAERMLGWRFQDHKGDALADVFRLSHREGIPVDQDPPLLAAVLASESYAGRDVVVCDDGRLLFVDVRVAPIMLHGAKTGAVVVFADDTDRSREEQAKDDFVGFASHELRNPLTAMLGFSSWLARKLEQEPWRFDADTAEAIAALASETGRMESIIELFLDLTQIRMDRLSLEPDLVDVTKLLRQEGSAVRSRYPAATVEESLPNGRVLAIMDEQRLRQVVLNLLDNAAKYGGTNPRVMLSLTASDSIAEIRVKDSGSGIPLEDQQHIFERFFRSAAPATGRKTGFGIGLYVTRQIVDRMGGELSFISEEGSGTEFTLRLPLAREEFLDGARLETEEPALAR
- a CDS encoding sigma-70 family RNA polymerase sigma factor, which encodes MTAVSIEDASMPRRLTGSGAVNDWRPTLPGSMDPKTLHYAYGAHREAAYRLAYRILGDGPASEDAVQDAFLKLWTGATQFDPSRGSMRGLLMTIARHTSIDAIRRRARRLRTEGAYCTDATRTSDGPEQATERSEDVRKVRRALLMLPNRQRSVIEMAFISGLTHRQIAAKMAIPVGTVKSRMRLGMRKLALTLGDERER
- a CDS encoding Crp/Fnr family transcriptional regulator; translation: MDWHARTRRPPLNASARTPPSSPHRRAIANRILSALPKADYERILPDLKVVPLKFRIALHEPGDKMPYVFFPSTGVISMLTVMGDGAAVEISTIGNEGMADLFVFLGLEESDSRLLVQVPGSAMRMESERFREHVEQLPRLRALLGYYAVASFALVSQSAACNRMHPVVERCARWLLMTHDRVDAAEFPMTHVFLSEMLGVTRPTVSVAAEGLQEAGLITYHRGKVTVLDRPGLEAASCECYRLVRERFDRLAGGSDDDSNGRRLLSSGEHASA